In Streptomyces hawaiiensis, one genomic interval encodes:
- a CDS encoding GNAT family N-acetyltransferase — MVNNPLSFEQFTSCDDVTPALKHALADCWIEVTNTGGAAGFPFPPIDHSHAGPAVDQIVGALEPDTSRLLTATIHGKLVGWLNVRRDPFALIAHWGTLHHVQTRPTVRGRGFGNALMNEVRRIARDEMGLEQLHLAARAGVGLEDFYGRLGWKEIGRWPRALRLAADDDRDEILMILDPL, encoded by the coding sequence ATGGTCAACAACCCTCTGTCGTTCGAGCAGTTCACCTCATGCGACGACGTCACGCCTGCGCTGAAGCACGCGCTCGCCGATTGCTGGATCGAGGTCACCAACACCGGGGGTGCGGCAGGCTTCCCCTTTCCTCCAATCGACCACTCCCACGCGGGCCCTGCTGTCGACCAGATCGTCGGTGCCCTGGAACCCGACACGAGTCGCCTCCTTACCGCGACCATCCACGGCAAGCTCGTCGGGTGGCTCAACGTACGACGCGACCCCTTCGCGCTGATCGCGCACTGGGGCACTCTCCACCACGTACAAACTCGCCCGACAGTCCGCGGGCGTGGGTTCGGCAACGCCCTCATGAACGAGGTTCGCAGGATCGCCCGCGACGAGATGGGCCTGGAACAACTGCACCTTGCCGCACGCGCAGGAGTCGGCCTGGAGGACTTCTACGGACGGCTCGGCTGGAAAGAGATCGGCCGCTGGCCCCGAGCCCTCAGGCTCGCCGCAGACGACGACCGCGACGAAATCCTCATGATCCTCGACCCGCTCTGA
- a CDS encoding GntR family transcriptional regulator, which yields MAEFTGRAKYLEIADDFKRRIRQGELAPGKKLPSETELMATHDVSRTVARQAISRLREDGYAISHQGKGSFVTLPDEPRPTKHSPEFEEIAGYLSDVRQEVRRLAERMDQLEQLVRNQAQDD from the coding sequence ATGGCCGAGTTCACCGGACGCGCGAAGTACCTGGAGATCGCTGACGACTTCAAGCGCCGCATCCGCCAGGGAGAGCTGGCACCAGGTAAGAAGCTGCCGTCCGAGACCGAGCTGATGGCCACGCACGACGTCTCCCGCACGGTTGCCCGACAGGCGATCTCACGTCTTCGCGAGGACGGCTACGCGATCTCCCACCAGGGCAAAGGCAGCTTCGTCACCCTTCCCGACGAACCTCGTCCGACCAAGCACAGCCCGGAGTTCGAGGAGATCGCCGGGTACCTGTCGGACGTCCGCCAAGAGGTGCGTCGGCTCGCTGAACGGATGGATCAGCTTGAGCAACTGGTGCGGAACCAGGCGCAAGACGACTGA
- the gntA gene encoding guanitoxin biosynthesis heme-dependent pre-guanitoxin N-hydroxylase GntA: MAAELLSDADTQAPALVGPVEMTGDRIAEFADAIGDPHPAYRSAEAARALGYPDVIAPPTFAVRLAAQAEAAVVARHPLGYDYTSAVHLSQEYRHIRPIRKGDVLTARARLVKARQAMGGGLISVEVTIEAEDGTAVTVSTAQMLSTHPVPGPAAVGTEERAYGALAEFIGGDSFVCLGARAALKRNTISLRHCGELGSANAVRNTLAGLHDFLESLEPGERSYASFVATFDSLPDTSERAFEDTMWRHLQDMHDRDSRHHPWSTQYAPDPSSPRFAFSVGGHPFFIVGLHPGASRPSRRFTMPALVFNSHLQFNAMGRTFFKMRKRIRDRDHDLNGSVNPSLVTYRSEARHYSGRMTDSDWGCPFVARPGESGSTE; this comes from the coding sequence GTGGCCGCTGAGCTCTTGTCCGACGCTGATACACAGGCTCCGGCCCTGGTGGGACCCGTCGAGATGACCGGCGACCGGATCGCGGAGTTCGCCGATGCCATCGGCGACCCTCATCCGGCGTACCGCAGCGCGGAGGCGGCCCGTGCGTTGGGATACCCGGACGTCATCGCACCGCCCACGTTCGCCGTCCGTCTGGCGGCTCAGGCCGAGGCGGCTGTCGTGGCACGACACCCGCTCGGCTATGACTACACGTCAGCCGTACACCTCTCTCAGGAGTACCGCCACATCCGTCCGATCCGGAAGGGCGACGTGCTCACGGCCCGTGCCCGGCTGGTCAAGGCACGACAGGCGATGGGCGGTGGTCTGATATCGGTCGAGGTGACGATCGAGGCGGAGGACGGGACAGCCGTCACGGTGTCCACCGCCCAGATGCTGTCCACTCACCCGGTACCCGGGCCGGCGGCTGTCGGCACCGAGGAGCGCGCGTACGGGGCGCTGGCCGAGTTCATCGGCGGGGACTCCTTCGTCTGTCTGGGCGCCAGAGCGGCCCTGAAGCGGAACACCATCTCGCTCCGGCACTGCGGAGAACTGGGAAGTGCGAACGCCGTCCGCAACACACTGGCAGGACTTCATGACTTCCTTGAGTCACTCGAACCCGGCGAACGGAGCTACGCGTCGTTCGTGGCCACGTTCGACAGCCTGCCCGACACGTCGGAACGGGCCTTCGAGGACACGATGTGGCGCCATCTGCAGGACATGCACGACCGGGACAGCAGACACCACCCATGGTCCACCCAGTACGCCCCGGACCCTTCTTCGCCACGATTCGCCTTCTCCGTCGGCGGTCACCCCTTCTTCATCGTCGGGCTCCACCCCGGCGCGAGCCGTCCGAGCCGGCGATTCACCATGCCGGCGCTGGTGTTCAACTCCCACCTGCAGTTCAACGCGATGGGGCGTACGTTCTTCAAGATGCGCAAGAGGATCCGGGACAGGGACCACGACCTCAACGGATCCGTGAACCCGAGCCTGGTCACCTACCGATCCGAGGCGCGCCACTACAGCGGCCGGATGACCGACTCGGACTGGGGGTGCCCCTTCGTCGCACGACCCGGTGAGTCCGGATCCACCGAGTGA
- a CDS encoding NUDIX domain-containing protein, whose translation MALNAQEAKMAHPRMAAGALFFDAAGRVLMVEPTYKDYWEIPGGYVETGESPLHAAVREVKEELGITPPLGRLLAVDWAPNEAEGDKVLYLFDGGQLSQDDVARISLQPDELKSFAFFTPEQISEHTIPRLARRVIAATEARGAASPVYLEHGQTPGTEAA comes from the coding sequence ATGGCACTGAACGCACAGGAAGCGAAGATGGCGCATCCGCGCATGGCAGCGGGTGCGCTCTTCTTTGATGCCGCAGGGCGGGTCCTCATGGTGGAACCCACGTACAAGGACTACTGGGAGATCCCCGGCGGGTATGTCGAGACCGGTGAATCTCCGCTGCACGCGGCTGTCCGAGAGGTCAAGGAGGAGCTGGGCATTACCCCACCCCTTGGGCGTCTGCTCGCGGTCGACTGGGCCCCGAACGAGGCCGAGGGTGACAAGGTGCTGTACCTGTTCGACGGCGGCCAGCTCAGCCAGGACGACGTGGCCCGGATCAGCTTGCAGCCCGACGAGCTGAAGAGCTTCGCCTTCTTCACTCCCGAGCAGATTTCGGAGCACACCATCCCGCGGTTGGCCCGACGCGTCATCGCAGCAACAGAGGCCCGAGGTGCAGCTTCGCCGGTCTACCTGGAGCACGGGCAGACACCCGGTACAGAGGCGGCGTGA
- the fabI gene encoding enoyl-ACP reductase FabI, with amino-acid sequence MTARTGLLEGKTILVTGVLTDRSIAFHVARKAQEEGARVILTGYGRLSLVERIAGRLPEPAPVIELDVTDDEHLARLESRIREHVDHLDGVLHAIAYAPPGALGGGFLSTTRQDATTAFEVSTVSLQSLTTVLLPLLRRGSSVVGLDFDSRQVWAGYDWMGVAKAGLEACARYLAAYLGEQGVRVNLVAAGPLRTPAGRATYEQDTDPAQAENDWDRRAPLGWQAADFEPVARACAVLLSDWLPSTTGEILHVDGGVHAMGDGGVRGR; translated from the coding sequence GTGACTGCACGGACCGGCCTGCTCGAAGGAAAGACCATCCTGGTCACGGGCGTTCTCACGGATCGCTCGATCGCCTTCCACGTAGCCCGCAAAGCTCAGGAGGAGGGAGCCCGCGTCATCCTCACGGGGTACGGTCGCCTCTCCCTGGTCGAGCGGATAGCGGGGCGGCTGCCCGAACCCGCCCCGGTGATCGAACTCGATGTCACCGACGACGAGCATCTGGCCAGGCTGGAAAGCAGAATCCGCGAACACGTCGATCACCTCGACGGGGTGCTGCACGCCATTGCGTACGCACCACCCGGCGCCCTGGGAGGCGGCTTCCTCAGCACGACACGGCAGGACGCCACGACCGCGTTCGAGGTCTCCACGGTGTCCCTGCAGTCGCTGACCACCGTGCTGCTTCCGCTCCTGCGCAGGGGGTCTTCGGTGGTCGGACTCGACTTCGATTCCCGCCAGGTCTGGGCGGGGTACGACTGGATGGGCGTGGCCAAGGCGGGCCTCGAGGCGTGCGCACGCTACCTCGCGGCATATCTCGGGGAGCAGGGCGTCCGGGTCAACCTCGTGGCGGCCGGACCGCTGCGGACGCCGGCCGGGCGGGCCACCTACGAACAGGACACGGACCCGGCCCAGGCCGAGAACGATTGGGACCGCAGAGCTCCACTGGGGTGGCAGGCCGCGGATTTCGAGCCGGTGGCGAGGGCGTGCGCGGTTCTCCTGTCGGACTGGCTGCCCTCGACCACCGGGGAGATCCTGCACGTCGACGGAGGAGTTCACGCCATGGGGGACGGTGGGGTCCGTGGCCGCTGA
- a CDS encoding mobile element transfer protein has product MPARDHFHSVMRIGPVQIGTHRDRHGQTKYAAVCTADRCGWSADYSSQSAAQLAARTHRCRVR; this is encoded by the coding sequence ATGCCCGCCCGCGACCACTTCCACTCCGTGATGCGCATCGGCCCGGTGCAGATCGGCACCCACCGCGACCGCCACGGCCAGACCAAGTACGCCGCCGTGTGCACCGCCGACCGCTGCGGCTGGTCCGCCGACTACTCCAGCCAGTCCGCCGCCCAGCTCGCCGCCCGTACCCACCGCTGCCGCGTCCGCTAG
- the repSA gene encoding replication initiator protein RepSA, which yields MPDLLDPTTLGDLLRVASASDYDRWHEQIRRTGGCADPIHLTGWTLTKDKTTGQTLHHYTTANEPGGRLRVACGNRRASRCPSCAWTYAGDTYHLIRAGLAGDDRRDIPASVRDHPRVFATLTAPSFGPVHNRPDRGVCRCGTRHTPDAPELGTALDPATYDYAGAVLFNNHAGQLWQRFTNRLRREIAARAGITQRELKECARLSYGKVAEFQKRGALHFHAVIRIDGPDGPETAPPSWATVDLLADSIRAAAAHSYTSVSVPAAEDQPARTFRWGTQLDVRPVKAFGDGSQITEQAVASYVAKYATKAAENTGTLDRRIGELSELDRHQVPDHTRRLIEACKQLDPSYPDRRLWAWAHMLGFRGHFSSKSRRYSTTLGELRQARADYRAAQEHAALGLDDREPDTVLVLADWQYAGHGHTPGESALAATIARDLQLNRETAREALRDQLALEGAAA from the coding sequence GTGCCTGACCTGCTCGACCCGACCACCCTCGGCGACCTGCTGAGGGTGGCCTCGGCCTCTGACTACGACCGCTGGCACGAGCAGATCCGCCGCACCGGTGGCTGCGCCGACCCCATCCACCTCACCGGCTGGACCCTCACCAAGGACAAGACCACTGGCCAGACCCTGCACCACTACACCACCGCGAACGAGCCGGGCGGACGGCTCCGCGTCGCCTGCGGCAACCGCCGCGCGTCCCGCTGCCCCTCCTGCGCCTGGACCTACGCGGGCGACACCTACCACCTCATCCGCGCCGGACTCGCCGGAGACGACCGACGCGACATCCCCGCCAGCGTCCGGGATCACCCTCGGGTCTTCGCCACCCTCACCGCTCCCTCGTTCGGCCCGGTCCACAACCGTCCCGACCGGGGCGTCTGCCGCTGCGGCACCCGTCACACCCCGGACGCCCCTGAATTGGGCACGGCCCTCGATCCGGCGACGTACGACTACGCGGGTGCCGTGCTGTTCAACAACCACGCCGGGCAGCTCTGGCAGCGCTTCACCAACCGGCTCCGCCGCGAGATCGCCGCCCGCGCCGGCATCACACAGCGGGAGCTGAAGGAGTGCGCCCGCCTTTCGTACGGCAAGGTCGCCGAGTTCCAGAAACGCGGCGCCCTGCACTTCCATGCCGTCATCCGCATCGACGGCCCCGACGGACCCGAGACTGCCCCGCCGTCCTGGGCGACGGTCGATCTCCTGGCCGACTCGATCCGTGCAGCGGCCGCGCACTCCTACACCTCGGTCTCCGTCCCGGCAGCCGAGGACCAGCCCGCCCGTACCTTCCGCTGGGGCACCCAGCTCGACGTCCGGCCGGTAAAGGCCTTCGGGGACGGCTCCCAGATCACCGAGCAGGCCGTCGCCTCCTACGTGGCCAAGTACGCCACCAAGGCAGCCGAGAACACCGGAACCCTCGACCGCCGCATCGGCGAACTCTCCGAACTCGACCGCCACCAGGTCCCCGACCACACCCGCCGCCTCATCGAGGCCTGCAAGCAGCTCGACCCGAGCTACCCCGACCGGCGTCTGTGGGCTTGGGCTCACATGCTCGGCTTCCGCGGCCACTTCTCCTCCAAGTCCCGCCGCTACTCCACCACCCTCGGCGAACTCCGGCAGGCCCGCGCCGACTACCGCGCAGCCCAGGAACACGCCGCCCTCGGCCTGGATGACCGAGAGCCGGACACCGTCCTGGTCCTGGCCGACTGGCAGTACGCCGGCCACGGCCACACGCCCGGCGAATCCGCCCTGGCGGCCACCATCGCCCGCGACCTCCAGCTCAACCGCGAAACCGCACGCGAAGCCCTACGCGACCAACTCGCCCTGGAAGGAGCCGCAGCATGA
- a CDS encoding e9imm peptide, with amino-acid sequence MSRAEGIHLVQRLMNAQYADEAEADEIITALVRGLGCPHISDYVFWDHDPQLTAEKVVDRALSYEPFAL; translated from the coding sequence ATGAGTCGAGCGGAAGGCATCCACCTCGTCCAGCGGCTCATGAACGCCCAATACGCCGACGAGGCCGAAGCCGACGAGATCATCACAGCACTCGTGCGTGGACTTGGCTGCCCGCACATCAGCGACTACGTCTTCTGGGACCACGATCCTCAGCTGACGGCAGAGAAGGTCGTCGACCGAGCTCTGTCCTACGAGCCGTTCGCCCTGTAA
- a CDS encoding condensation domain-containing protein, with product MSTDDIERATLPAYGMPVRSLANGETDADGYLRGNPADMAWNLLRVSGQLDTARLAEAVERVTLATDVLHLRLRTTDAGPCLERQEPVPLKLEVVDVPAVASDGRLSPEAAAFLAPVFFDKPDLRSDPVGRVCLLRATDPADEGEQLLAFSFDHSVIDGWALGLLIRAVAGSYRSGDYSVRGRGFEAFLRDLPAHRVREESLARWRGLLEPHPLPGPAMRLPGGEPRWPEPFVADGTFDGALPARLATDVATVATRTGLSRAEVLFAVTALAASLWADGPQPLLSLRHGHTKPEDVLIIGPLVEPCVLLPPGPAPLGVGEWITAHCHTNQQLPPTYGMSIREVAPLAPRNVGVNVLPPARPIALGPSAKATTATRDFLAPLWAGERSAGPSTAAVWINYYMDRPGVVEATLTYDTRVLPEPEPLLDAVLAVAAAAAEEPDLPVTALHTRLRGE from the coding sequence GTGAGCACTGACGACATCGAGAGGGCCACCCTGCCCGCGTACGGCATGCCGGTGCGCAGCCTGGCCAACGGTGAGACGGACGCCGACGGATACCTGCGCGGGAATCCGGCGGACATGGCATGGAACCTGCTCCGCGTGAGCGGCCAGCTCGACACCGCGCGGCTCGCCGAGGCCGTCGAGCGGGTGACGCTGGCCACGGACGTCCTGCATCTGCGGCTGAGGACCACGGACGCAGGTCCCTGCCTGGAACGGCAGGAGCCCGTCCCCCTGAAGCTGGAGGTCGTCGACGTTCCCGCCGTCGCGTCGGACGGCCGGCTCAGCCCGGAGGCGGCCGCCTTCCTGGCGCCGGTGTTCTTCGACAAGCCAGACCTGCGCAGCGACCCAGTGGGGCGCGTGTGCCTGTTGCGTGCGACGGACCCCGCCGACGAGGGGGAACAGCTGCTCGCGTTCTCCTTCGACCACTCCGTGATCGACGGCTGGGCGCTCGGTCTGTTGATCCGGGCCGTCGCCGGCTCCTACCGGTCGGGCGACTACAGCGTGCGCGGGCGTGGTTTCGAAGCCTTCCTGCGCGACCTGCCCGCACACCGGGTACGCGAGGAGAGCCTCGCCCGGTGGCGGGGCCTGCTCGAGCCGCACCCGCTGCCGGGGCCCGCCATGCGGCTGCCCGGCGGTGAGCCGCGATGGCCCGAACCGTTCGTGGCCGACGGCACCTTCGACGGCGCACTTCCGGCCCGGCTGGCCACGGACGTCGCCACCGTCGCGACGCGAACCGGGCTGAGCCGCGCCGAGGTGCTGTTCGCCGTGACCGCTCTCGCCGCGAGCCTGTGGGCGGACGGACCGCAGCCGCTGCTCAGCCTTCGCCACGGTCACACCAAGCCGGAAGACGTGCTGATCATTGGTCCGCTGGTCGAACCCTGCGTGCTGCTTCCACCGGGCCCCGCCCCGCTCGGCGTCGGCGAGTGGATCACCGCACACTGCCACACCAACCAGCAACTGCCGCCCACGTACGGCATGTCCATCCGCGAGGTCGCTCCGCTGGCACCCCGCAACGTGGGGGTCAACGTGCTGCCGCCCGCGCGCCCGATCGCTCTCGGGCCGAGCGCGAAGGCCACGACCGCCACCCGCGACTTCCTCGCCCCGCTGTGGGCGGGCGAGCGTTCCGCCGGACCGTCGACGGCAGCGGTGTGGATCAACTACTACATGGACCGCCCTGGCGTCGTGGAAGCGACCCTCACGTACGACACCCGCGTCCTGCCGGAGCCCGAGCCGCTGCTCGACGCCGTACTGGCGGTGGCCGCCGCGGCCGCGGAGGAGCCCGACCTGCCGGTCACCGCGTTGCACACGCGCCTACGTGGCGAGTGA
- a CDS encoding SpdD-like protein, with amino-acid sequence MFRPKIPTMPTPTGQVSPPAVVEPTTVVPAAQVSQPAPVAPAPAPARPTVQLTPGTALALVGGGTAVVLVVGAVLVSMLLAVAITGASVAVCAVVLRSLLASETKRR; translated from the coding sequence ATGTTCCGTCCGAAGATCCCGACCATGCCCACGCCGACCGGGCAGGTCAGCCCGCCTGCCGTGGTCGAGCCGACCACCGTCGTCCCGGCCGCTCAGGTCTCGCAGCCCGCCCCGGTGGCCCCGGCCCCCGCGCCTGCTCGGCCGACGGTGCAGCTCACCCCGGGCACCGCGCTGGCCCTCGTCGGCGGCGGTACCGCCGTGGTCCTGGTCGTCGGCGCCGTCCTGGTCTCCATGCTCCTGGCGGTCGCCATCACCGGCGCCTCGGTCGCCGTCTGCGCCGTCGTCCTGCGCTCCCTGCTCGCCTCGGAGACGAAGCGGCGCTGA
- a CDS encoding DUF2637 domain-containing protein: MARPALRVDAVLVQAVIAGALSFAHLHDLAAAAGQDGWKAWAYPISVDLLLVAAWRRLRSDGPSRLAWCWFVIALVASLGANVATAGLLDLTDVPAWLRILVAAWPALAFMGGTLLAHSATDRLPDPPAPAAPVTEPRPEPVTETEPEREPELAPAVDDTPALPAADPAPAEPAPAVPVPAALVDHARKVADDHRTRTGTPIDTDTLRARLGVPPQLADAIAAQLA, encoded by the coding sequence ATGGCCCGCCCCGCTCTCCGCGTCGACGCCGTCCTGGTCCAGGCCGTCATCGCCGGGGCGCTGTCCTTCGCCCACCTCCACGACCTGGCCGCCGCTGCCGGACAGGACGGCTGGAAGGCCTGGGCCTACCCGATTTCGGTGGACCTGCTCCTGGTCGCTGCCTGGCGGCGGCTGCGCTCCGACGGGCCGTCCCGGCTGGCCTGGTGCTGGTTCGTGATCGCCCTGGTCGCCTCCCTCGGCGCCAACGTCGCCACCGCCGGACTCCTCGACCTGACCGACGTCCCGGCATGGCTGCGCATCCTCGTCGCCGCCTGGCCCGCCCTGGCCTTCATGGGCGGCACCCTCCTCGCCCACTCCGCCACGGACCGATTGCCGGATCCGCCGGCACCCGCAGCACCGGTCACCGAGCCGCGCCCTGAGCCGGTTACCGAGACCGAACCAGAGCGTGAGCCCGAGCTGGCCCCGGCGGTCGACGACACTCCGGCCCTCCCGGCTGCCGATCCCGCCCCGGCCGAGCCCGCTCCTGCTGTGCCGGTCCCGGCCGCGCTGGTCGACCACGCCCGCAAGGTCGCCGACGACCACCGCACCCGTACCGGTACGCCGATCGACACCGACACCCTGCGCGCCCGCCTCGGAGTCCCGCCCCAGCTCGCCGACGCCATCGCCGCCCAACTCGCCTGA
- a CDS encoding FtsK/SpoIIIE domain-containing protein — MTWLMVAVVVVVAAAGLLRWRRPAWYWLTFGVLVATVRVLVRYASVMDACGLTVPPSRWRLALARVANRPVPESRVPRILRLRPTRTGLVLRLKLRPGQDAFDVSASTDRLRHSFGMYGVTSREVRSGVVEVRMTGYDVLKQVQMPTKVDPAPMRVPVALREDGSVHYRDYRAVPHGLTLGATESGKSVYQRNLVAGLASQHVALVGIDCKQGVELFPLARRFSALADNPDTALELLEALVSHMGEVYQLIRAEQRISVAVPDAEIAADIWDLPDDIRPVPVVVLVDEVAELALFASKDEEKRRDRIITALVRLAQLGRAAGIYLEICGQRFGSELGKGITMLRAQLTGRTAHRVNDETSANMAFGDISPDAVLAAIQIPAETRGIAIAGDSTGGWHRIRAPHTSLRQAVNTCNKYADRTPDVPALAAYRPAVAALPSARVPLSKTAPATA; from the coding sequence ATGACCTGGTTAATGGTCGCTGTGGTTGTGGTCGTCGCCGCTGCGGGTCTCCTGCGGTGGCGGCGCCCCGCCTGGTACTGGCTGACCTTCGGGGTCCTCGTCGCCACCGTGCGGGTCCTGGTGCGCTACGCCTCGGTCATGGACGCCTGCGGCCTGACGGTCCCGCCCTCGCGCTGGCGGCTGGCTCTGGCCCGGGTGGCTAACCGACCGGTGCCGGAATCCCGGGTGCCGCGCATCCTGCGGCTACGGCCGACGCGGACCGGCCTGGTCCTGCGGCTCAAGCTCCGGCCGGGACAGGACGCCTTCGACGTGTCGGCCTCGACGGACCGGCTGCGGCACTCCTTCGGGATGTACGGCGTGACCTCCCGCGAAGTCCGCTCCGGCGTCGTTGAGGTGCGGATGACCGGCTACGACGTGCTCAAGCAGGTCCAGATGCCCACGAAGGTCGATCCTGCTCCGATGCGGGTCCCGGTCGCGCTGCGGGAGGACGGCTCGGTGCACTACCGCGACTACCGTGCCGTCCCGCACGGTCTGACCCTCGGGGCCACGGAGTCCGGCAAGTCGGTCTACCAGCGCAACCTGGTCGCCGGGCTCGCCTCGCAACACGTCGCCCTGGTCGGCATCGACTGCAAGCAGGGTGTCGAGCTGTTCCCGCTGGCACGCCGCTTCTCGGCGCTGGCCGACAACCCGGACACTGCCCTGGAGCTGCTGGAAGCGCTGGTGTCCCACATGGGGGAGGTCTATCAACTGATCCGGGCTGAGCAGCGGATCAGTGTCGCTGTGCCGGATGCGGAGATCGCCGCCGACATCTGGGACCTGCCCGACGACATTCGCCCCGTGCCGGTCGTGGTCCTGGTCGACGAGGTCGCCGAACTCGCCCTGTTCGCTTCGAAGGACGAGGAGAAGCGCCGGGACCGGATCATCACGGCCCTGGTCCGTCTCGCCCAGCTCGGCCGCGCGGCCGGCATCTACCTGGAGATCTGCGGACAGCGCTTCGGCTCCGAACTCGGCAAGGGCATCACCATGCTCCGCGCCCAGCTCACCGGCCGCACCGCCCACCGCGTCAACGACGAAACCTCCGCCAACATGGCCTTCGGCGACATCTCCCCGGACGCCGTCCTGGCCGCCATCCAGATCCCCGCCGAGACACGCGGTATCGCGATCGCCGGTGACTCGACCGGTGGCTGGCACCGCATTCGCGCCCCGCACACCTCGCTGCGCCAGGCCGTGAACACCTGCAACAAGTACGCCGACCGCACCCCCGACGTGCCCGCCCTGGCCGCCTACCGGCCCGCGGTCGCCGCGCTGCCCTCGGCCCGGGTGCCGCTGTCCAAGACAGCCCCCGCCACCGCCTGA
- a CDS encoding helix-turn-helix domain-containing protein, giving the protein MTTATTELLTVSDVMTRLKVGRSKVYDLIRTHRLASIKIDGARRIPADAVRDFIQHQLEEAA; this is encoded by the coding sequence ATGACCACTGCCACCACTGAACTGTTGACGGTGTCGGACGTCATGACACGGCTCAAGGTCGGACGCTCCAAGGTCTACGACCTGATCCGTACTCACCGGCTGGCCTCCATCAAGATTGACGGAGCTCGCCGGATACCCGCCGACGCGGTACGCGACTTCATCCAGCACCAGCTGGAGGAGGCCGCCTGA
- a CDS encoding helix-turn-helix domain-containing protein, whose protein sequence is MTTNLTIGERVAWYRRRRGMSQEVLAGLVGRTVDWLSKAENNRIELDRLSVIKSLADALDVTLGDLLAEPTLLDWTVDSGRRTVPALRSALMNYRQLTPLLGVTTEGEPTSLDELRSSVAEVWDAYQDSRYAFATRRLPLLLADALIAAQAYQGREREKAHELMAMTYQGAAMVLTKLGEADLAWIAADRGLAAAQQSGNAVVTGSLFRSVAHCLLSTGRFDAATQLVGDAGEYLRPGLDNANPAFLSIYGTLFLAGSMAAARAEDRATTQAFLAEADQAARQLGADANHAWTAFGPTNVAIHRVATAAELGDMQVAVDLGPQIDTSSLPTERRTRHNLEVARALSAHNRMDDAMAKILEAESWAPEQVRNHYLARELVLTWVRNQKGRPSRNLADLANRLHVI, encoded by the coding sequence ATGACGACGAACCTGACGATCGGCGAGCGCGTTGCCTGGTACCGCCGCAGGCGTGGCATGTCCCAAGAAGTTCTGGCCGGACTGGTGGGCCGAACGGTCGACTGGCTGAGCAAGGCCGAGAACAACCGGATCGAGCTAGACCGGCTATCGGTCATCAAGTCGCTTGCCGATGCCCTCGACGTAACCCTGGGCGACCTGCTCGCCGAACCCACCCTGTTGGACTGGACTGTTGACAGCGGCAGGCGCACGGTGCCGGCGCTTCGCTCGGCCCTGATGAACTACCGCCAGTTGACCCCTCTTCTCGGGGTCACAACTGAGGGCGAGCCGACCTCACTCGACGAACTCCGCAGCAGCGTCGCTGAGGTGTGGGACGCCTACCAGGACTCGCGCTACGCGTTCGCCACTCGCCGCCTACCGCTGTTGCTGGCCGATGCGCTCATCGCTGCCCAGGCTTACCAGGGCCGGGAGCGTGAGAAGGCGCATGAGCTCATGGCGATGACGTACCAGGGCGCGGCCATGGTGCTCACCAAGCTCGGCGAGGCCGATCTGGCGTGGATCGCAGCCGACCGCGGCTTGGCTGCCGCCCAGCAGTCCGGCAATGCCGTGGTGACCGGGTCTCTGTTCCGCTCCGTCGCCCACTGCCTGTTGTCCACTGGCCGCTTCGACGCCGCCACGCAGCTCGTCGGTGACGCGGGAGAGTACCTTCGCCCCGGCCTGGACAACGCGAACCCTGCGTTCCTGTCGATCTACGGAACCCTGTTCCTCGCCGGATCCATGGCGGCTGCCCGGGCGGAAGACCGCGCCACGACTCAGGCCTTCCTCGCCGAGGCCGACCAGGCAGCCCGGCAGCTGGGAGCCGACGCCAACCACGCGTGGACCGCTTTCGGCCCGACCAATGTGGCCATCCACCGCGTAGCCACCGCCGCAGAGCTGGGGGACATGCAGGTCGCGGTGGATCTGGGCCCGCAGATCGACACCAGCTCGCTGCCCACGGAGCGCCGCACACGTCACAACCTCGAAGTGGCCCGAGCCCTCAGCGCCCACAACCGCATGGATGACGCCATGGCGAAGATCCTTGAAGCGGAGAGCTGGGCCCCCGAGCAGGTACGGAACCACTACCTTGCGCGAGAACTGGTGCTCACCTGGGTCCGGAACCAGAAGGGCCGGCCGAGCCGCAACCTGGCGGACCTGGCCAACAGGCTGCATGTCATCTGA